A genome region from Alteripontixanthobacter maritimus includes the following:
- a CDS encoding PhoH family protein, translating into MTRKNNANSEPTLSRPPVPQRETRRARAEMEFENQSLLVPLFGQFDANLVQVENRLGVFISARGQQVQIEGPEDAVARTRDVLQKMYDKLAQGQDLDAGAIEALVAMSNEPTLDGIVGAGPSKAPIMIRTRRKTIVPRSDRQIEYMTSLARDEIIFALGPAGTGKTYLAVAQAVAQLITGSVQRLILSRPAVEAGEKLGFLPGDMKDKVDPYLRPLYDALYDCMPPEQVERRIASGEIEIAPIAFMRGRTLADAFVILDEAQNTTREQMKMFLTRFGQNSRMVVCGDPRQVDIPGGDRMSGLADAVDRLEKVDGFGTIRFTAADVVRHPIVGRIVEAYEGEDAKP; encoded by the coding sequence ATGACTCGTAAGAACAACGCGAATTCCGAACCGACCCTGTCCCGCCCCCCGGTCCCGCAGCGCGAAACGCGCCGGGCACGGGCGGAAATGGAGTTCGAGAACCAGTCGCTGCTGGTGCCGTTGTTCGGCCAGTTCGATGCCAATTTGGTGCAGGTGGAAAACCGCTTGGGCGTATTTATCTCCGCGCGCGGGCAACAGGTCCAGATCGAGGGGCCCGAAGACGCCGTCGCACGGACGCGGGACGTATTGCAGAAAATGTACGACAAACTTGCCCAGGGACAGGACCTGGATGCCGGCGCTATCGAGGCGCTTGTGGCGATGTCGAACGAGCCGACACTCGACGGCATCGTTGGTGCAGGCCCTTCCAAGGCGCCGATCATGATCCGAACACGGCGCAAGACCATCGTGCCGCGTAGCGACCGGCAAATCGAATACATGACGTCGCTTGCGCGGGACGAGATTATTTTTGCGCTCGGACCGGCGGGTACGGGCAAGACCTACCTCGCCGTGGCACAGGCCGTGGCACAGCTGATTACCGGCAGCGTGCAGCGGCTCATTCTCAGCCGACCGGCAGTTGAGGCGGGCGAGAAGCTGGGCTTCCTTCCCGGTGACATGAAGGACAAGGTCGATCCCTATCTTCGCCCGCTATATGACGCACTGTACGACTGTATGCCGCCCGAACAGGTGGAGCGCCGCATCGCCAGCGGCGAGATCGAGATCGCGCCCATCGCCTTCATGCGTGGACGTACGCTGGCCGACGCCTTCGTCATTCTTGACGAGGCGCAGAACACCACTCGCGAACAGATGAAGATGTTCCTCACTCGCTTTGGTCAGAACAGCCGCATGGTCGTGTGCGGTGACCCCCGGCAGGTCGACATCCCGGGCGGCGACCGGATGAGCGGGCTGGCCGACGCGGTCGACCGGCTTGAAAAGGTCGACGGGTTCGGCACGATCCGCTTCACCGCCGCCGATGTCGTGCGCCACCCGAT